One part of the Oncorhynchus clarkii lewisi isolate Uvic-CL-2024 chromosome 7, UVic_Ocla_1.0, whole genome shotgun sequence genome encodes these proteins:
- the LOC139413070 gene encoding growth/differentiation factor 8-like, with protein sequence MQFMLYLTLLGVLSTTMGMNETTRRQANVTEEGEVQQCSNCEFREQSRLMRLHNIRSQILSILRLEQAPNISREMIRQLLPKAPPLTQLIDQYEHRVEDEERATTETIITMAKPGPMSQQDGIPSCCFFNLSPKIRPNNILHAQLWVHLRPADTVTTVFLQISRIKATTEGNSRIRILSLKIDVASGASSWQSVDINQLLKTWLRQPETHYGLEIKAYDSKGQDLAVTVAELGEEGLQPFMEVKILESLKRSRRASGLDCDEESSETLCCRYPLTVDFEAFGWDWIIAPKRYKANYCSGECEYMHLQKYPHTHLVNKANPRGITGPCCTPTKMSPINMLYFNRMEQIIYGKIPSMVVDHCGCS encoded by the exons ATGCAATTTATGCTTTACCTGACACTCTTAGGTGTACTTAGCACCACCATGGGGATGAATGAAACCACAAGGCGCCAAGCCAACGTAACAGAAGAGGGAGAAGTACAGCAATGCTCAAACTGCGAGTTCAGAGAACAGAGCAGACTAATGAGACTCCACAACATCAGATCCCAAATTCTCAGCATTCTGAGGCTGGAGCAAGCTCCAAACATCAGCCGAGAAATGATCAGGCAGCTCTTACCGAAAGCGCCTCCCTTGACACAACTTATAGACCAGTATGAGCAtcgtgtggaggatgaggagcgTGCCACCACTGAAACGATCATAACCATGGCAAAAC CTGGACCAATGTCACAACAAGACGGAATACCGTCTTGTTGTTTCTTCAATCTCAGTCCGAAGATTCGACCTAACAACATTTTACATGCACAACTTTGGGTGCACCTGCGACCAGCTGACACAGTCACAACTGTCTTCTTGCAAATCTCCCGCATAAAAGCAACCACTGAGGGAAACTCACGCATACGGATCCTCTCCCTGAAGATCGATGTGGCTTCTGGTGCAAGCTCTTGGCAAAGTGTAGACATCAATCAATTACTCAAAACCTGGCTTCGTCAGCCAGAAACTCATTATGGTCTCGAGATCAAAGCTTATGATTCGAAAGGGCAGGACTTGGCTGTCACGGTAGCTGAGCTGGGAGAAGAGGGACTG CAACCCTTCATGGAGGTGAAGATATTGGAGAGCCTAAAACGTTCCCGGAGGGCCTCAGGCCTGGACTGTGATGAGGAGTCTTCAGAGACGCTGTGTTGCCGCTACCCCCTCACCGTTGACTTTGAGGCCTTTGGGTGGGACTGGATCATTGCCCCCAAACGCTACAAGGCCAACTACTGTTCTGGAGAGTGTGAGTACATGCACCTCCAGAAGTACCCCCACACTCACCTGGTGAACAAGGCTAACCCCCGGGGTATCACAGGGCCCTGTTGTACTCCAACTAAGATGTCCCCCATCAACATGCTCTACTTCAACCGCATGGAGCAGATCATTTATGGGAAGATACCATCTATGGTGGTGGACCACTGTGGATGCTCctga